In one Sphingobacterium daejeonense genomic region, the following are encoded:
- a CDS encoding formimidoylglutamase, with protein MTLADFLSPISLKELGLSEDYYNSQFGKSIEKYTETFRNWEEDGNYPQIAIFGVEEGRSAVNNNGTQKGPDMVRKHLYDLYQGDYKVKIVDLGNIKAGATVRDTYVAVKLVMEELMKKDILPILIGGGQDLTYAQYTAYEKLEQRVDVAIIDSRFDLDQENAEDMPLNSQTYLNHLILHQPDYLFNLSNIGFQTYLVSKESINMYDKLFFNAMRLGSFSGKLDQAEPIIRAADMVSFDIGAIRASEAGGNANAGPNGLYGDEACQLARYAGMSDKCSSFGIYEYNPTFDPMGQTGMLIAQMIWCFIDGYYSRKKDAPMYPKSNYIIYRTTLEAEDYELVFVKSKKSDRWWMQVPYFGSKSVNERFYLVPCRYEDYQMAVSGEMPDLWWKTHQKLQ; from the coding sequence ATGACATTAGCTGATTTTTTATCGCCCATCTCCCTAAAAGAATTAGGTCTTTCAGAAGACTATTACAACTCACAGTTCGGAAAATCAATTGAGAAGTACACTGAAACTTTCCGAAATTGGGAGGAAGATGGTAACTATCCGCAGATTGCCATTTTCGGAGTCGAGGAGGGTCGTTCAGCTGTCAACAACAATGGGACACAGAAAGGTCCTGATATGGTGCGGAAACACCTTTATGATTTATATCAAGGTGATTATAAGGTTAAGATCGTTGATTTGGGGAATATTAAGGCTGGCGCGACCGTTCGAGATACGTATGTTGCGGTTAAGCTGGTGATGGAGGAATTGATGAAAAAGGATATTCTTCCGATTTTAATCGGTGGTGGACAGGATCTGACTTATGCTCAATACACAGCTTATGAGAAATTAGAACAGCGTGTTGATGTTGCGATTATTGATTCTAGATTTGATTTGGATCAAGAGAATGCTGAGGACATGCCTTTGAATTCTCAAACCTATCTAAATCACCTTATCCTTCATCAGCCAGATTATTTGTTCAATTTAAGCAATATTGGATTTCAGACCTATTTGGTTAGTAAAGAATCCATCAATATGTATGATAAGCTTTTCTTTAATGCGATGCGTTTGGGGAGTTTTTCAGGTAAATTAGATCAGGCAGAACCTATCATTCGTGCTGCGGATATGGTTAGCTTTGATATTGGTGCGATACGTGCTTCAGAAGCAGGAGGGAACGCCAATGCAGGCCCTAATGGTCTTTATGGAGATGAAGCGTGTCAGTTAGCACGTTATGCGGGTATGTCTGATAAATGTAGTTCATTTGGGATTTATGAATATAACCCTACGTTTGATCCTATGGGACAAACAGGTATGTTGATTGCTCAAATGATTTGGTGTTTCATCGATGGATATTATAGCCGGAAGAAAGATGCGCCTATGTATCCTAAGTCCAATTATATCATCTATAGAACCACCTTGGAAGCAGAAGATTATGAATTGGTATTTGTGAAGAGTAAGAAATCTGATCGTTGGTGGATGCAAGTTCCATATTTTGGCTCTAAGTCAGTAAATGAGCGCTTTTATTTAGTTCCATGCCGTTATGAAGACTATCAAATGGCTGTATCTGGCGAGATGCCAGATTTATGGTGGAAAACACACCAAAAACTTCAATAA
- a CDS encoding NAD-dependent epimerase/dehydratase family protein — protein MILVTGGTGFLGSTLLQYLIDDGHSVIALKRTSSIIPDHLKSSSLIQWVDAEITDYFALEDIIPKVDQVYHCAAKISYQKEDAKEVVQTNVEGTKHIVNLSLQYNKRLLHVSSIAALGFSKKGLPVTEEDKWEFNPKLSKYSLAKYESEMEVWRGIAEGLDAVIVNPSVIMGIGWGEKGSRAIFDLVEKGNKIYPLGSVGIVDVSDVAKIMIELMNSDISAERFILNAENISNQDLLTKISELMNKPAPSIKATPMLLSVAWRLSKVASVFNGKKPAITAETARAANSKLQYDNSKIKEKLGYTFKPLEQTLKDVCYAYYVK, from the coding sequence GTGATATTAGTTACTGGCGGAACAGGTTTTTTAGGGTCTACGTTATTGCAATACCTCATTGATGATGGGCATAGTGTCATTGCCTTAAAAAGAACTTCGTCAATCATTCCTGACCATCTCAAATCTTCATCCCTCATCCAATGGGTAGACGCTGAAATCACCGATTATTTCGCCCTTGAAGATATCATCCCAAAAGTAGACCAAGTATATCACTGCGCAGCAAAAATCTCATACCAAAAGGAAGATGCCAAAGAGGTCGTCCAAACAAATGTAGAAGGAACTAAACATATCGTTAACCTGAGCCTTCAGTACAATAAAAGACTGCTTCATGTAAGTTCAATCGCTGCACTTGGATTTAGTAAAAAAGGACTACCGGTAACCGAAGAGGATAAATGGGAATTTAACCCAAAACTTTCAAAATATTCGCTTGCCAAATACGAAAGCGAAATGGAAGTATGGCGCGGAATCGCAGAAGGATTGGACGCGGTCATCGTAAACCCTTCTGTTATCATGGGAATAGGTTGGGGAGAAAAAGGATCAAGAGCAATATTTGACTTAGTAGAAAAAGGAAATAAAATATATCCGTTGGGATCTGTTGGAATCGTGGATGTCAGTGATGTTGCAAAAATTATGATTGAACTCATGAACAGTGATATTTCTGCAGAAAGGTTTATTCTTAATGCTGAAAATATCAGCAACCAAGATCTATTGACAAAAATCAGCGAGCTGATGAACAAGCCAGCTCCAAGCATAAAAGCCACACCTATGCTGTTGTCTGTTGCCTGGAGATTGTCAAAGGTAGCATCTGTATTCAATGGGAAAAAGCCCGCAATTACGGCGGAAACTGCAAGAGCTGCTAATAGCAAACTACAGTACGATAATTCCAAAATAAAGGAAAAACTAGGCTATACATTCAAACCTTTAGAACAAACTTTAAAGGATGTGTGCTATGCCTATTATGTGAAATAA